The Pirellulales bacterium genome includes the window ACGTGATCACGATCGCGAGAATGCTGTCTCGCGGGCAGCAAGGGTCTTAACCGTCGCACGCGATGGTCCAAGGTCCTCAGGCGGCGCCGGCATGAGGGTGGCGTGGCGCAGCGAAGGTGAGCGCTAATTGGCGGGGGGCGTCACCGTATTCAATCGGCCAACGGCATTCTGCCGGACTCGACGGAGCGAACGCGCATGGCACGCTTGTCCATGAACGAAATGACGACCTATCGTTGGTCGTTTGAAGAAGACGTGGCTCACTATGCGGCGGCGGGCATCCCGGCCGTGGGCGTGTGGCGCCAAAAACTCTCGGATTACGGCGAGGACAAGGGGATCGAGTTGCTCGTCGAGAGCGGCCTCGCCGTTTCGAGCCTGCTCTGGGCCGGCGGATTCACGGGGAGTGACGGTCGGACTTTCCGCGAAAGCCTCGACGATGCAGCCGAAGCGGTCCGGTTGGCAGCCCAAATGCACGCCGGCTGCGTGGTGGTCTACAGCGGCTCACGCGCTGGCCATACGCACAATCATGCCAAGCGCCTGGTGCGCGACGCCTTGCGCGAGCTTTGCGCACAAGCCGCCAGTGCCAATGTCATCCTGGCCATCGAACCGATGCACGCCGGTTGTGCCGCCGAATGGACTTTCTTGACAGACATTAACGCCACACTGGAATTGATCGAGGCCGTCGGCCACCCGGCCCTGAGATTGGTTTTCGACACCTACCATTTCGGCTACGACGACGTCGTACGAGCCGGTATTGAACGGCTGGCCCCGCACATTGCCATCGTTCACCTCGGCGACAGTCGCCAACCGCCGCAGCGTGAGCAGAATCGGGCACGCCTGGGCGAAGGCAATATCCGCCTTGCCGAAATCATCGAAGGTCTGGGCCGCGGCGGCTACGACGGTGACTACGAGATCGAGCTAATGGGGGAGGAAATCGAGAATTCCTGCTACAAAGAACTGCTCGACCAGTCTAAAGATGCTTTCGCAAAGTTGTTGGTCGGGTAGCATTTCATTTGGCTCAGCCGCTGACTGCTGGGCGGACGTTCCCAATGGCCCGCGTCGCATTACACTGCCGGCGGCAC containing:
- a CDS encoding sugar phosphate isomerase/epimerase family protein translates to MARLSMNEMTTYRWSFEEDVAHYAAAGIPAVGVWRQKLSDYGEDKGIELLVESGLAVSSLLWAGGFTGSDGRTFRESLDDAAEAVRLAAQMHAGCVVVYSGSRAGHTHNHAKRLVRDALRELCAQAASANVILAIEPMHAGCAAEWTFLTDINATLELIEAVGHPALRLVFDTYHFGYDDVVRAGIERLAPHIAIVHLGDSRQPPQREQNRARLGEGNIRLAEIIEGLGRGGYDGDYEIELMGEEIENSCYKELLDQSKDAFAKLLVG